The Anolis carolinensis isolate JA03-04 chromosome 2, rAnoCar3.1.pri, whole genome shotgun sequence genome has a window encoding:
- the LOC134296065 gene encoding uncharacterized protein LOC134296065 has product MATRLQKKLAGEASEYQGDSSDSEQTPETRETLKYKIELRKLELEDKQREREREDKQREREWEEKRWEQEKELKIMQLEKDKEIELRRLELEKEKLALSQPHIINQEGNGRTEASDLLLKRFPKFNKDDDVEKFLISFERCCRDFEIDEGKWMLYLRPQICGKLLEIYGDVPEELHRDYNFFKKQVQQKLQLTPEFYRLKFRSLRKEKAQSFSEVASKQAQLFDSWLRTSEVETFQQLRELIKLEQLFQLVPSDYRWLVQDRKPSTANEAASMTDQLITLREGFRKDEGVSERRQNKPPFYNYQTHTQYKKTPAVENTAYRRPEVINQTKPEVKARCYQCGKSDHLKYQCPLLRRDKTSFFMNKEPKENTLNGDIKLLSSTETVPKEKQCLFILSDDFSEDYFEPITIVNQQKQGWRDTGSQVCVIHPKSVPQKYQKPTSEINLKGLGPAVPAEVVSLPIEYNGWKGIWDFAISSDIPHECLIGNDLAKQVRDWRKLYVENENNTSSPIQEAVCLPIQPESEQGPESSSTITEIVSKTGGVQEIKQAQEEDESLKPLFKQAENIPESAGELPNKFVTKDGVFYRESKSVESEERSEIHSQSFTEIERQAQVAEKLKEQQAAEYKKQADEALVASMRLTYQELHIDRKKEEKKLQNLEGKKWEQAERLGMGLVSRSSISHSVLCEMQVIEQETPVTTKSTRSQLDLFEDIGSFTSGPPKYKDNPFSLGDAFSSQWETDNSSWEMDKGEEEADIAISSIRPIGDRPINRRETESKISVVESNEAQQKFAGAKVISSDMFFGREADTVPVAEYLTDLQSTMRVARDIAQEHLAVAQQRQKSYYDRSAKPRSKRRLFFDGESGKDPDVMGIGSFNHQQFTFKILQKCLDYVSQDFLNDSWKFRKKTFWDRESSLGCWEGRV; this is encoded by the coding sequence ATGGCTACTagactacaaaagaaattagcaggagaggctagtgaataccaaggagatagttcggactctgagcaaacccctgagacaagggaaacccttaaatataaaattgaattgagaaaattagaattggaggataagcaaagagaaagagaaagggaggataagcaaagagagagagaatgggaggaaaaacgatgggaacaagagaaggaattgaaaataatgcagctagagaaggataaggaaatagaactgagacgattggaattggaaaaagagaaattggcactgtctcaaccacacattattaaccaagaagggaatggtaggactgaagcgtctgatctacttctgaagagattcccaaagtttaataaagatgatgatgtggaaaagtttttgatttcttttgagaggtgctgcagagattttgaaattgatGAGGGAAAATGGATGCTTTATTTAAGACCCCAGATTTGTGGtaaattgttagaaatatatggtgATGTACCTGAAGAGTTACACCGAGATTATAACTTCTTTAAAAAGCAGGTACAACAGAAATTGCAACTCACACCTGAGTTTTATCGTTTAAAATTCAGATCCCTGAGGAAAGAAAAGGCCCAGAGCTTCTCAGAAGTAGCCTCAAAACAAGCCCAATTATTTGATAGTTGGCTCAGAACCTCAGAAGTGGAAACTTTTCAACAGCTGAGGGAATTAATTAAGTTGGAACAACTGTTTCAATTAGTGCCCTCAGATTATCGGTGGTTAGTTCAAGACAGAAAGCCCTCAACTGCCAATGAAGCGGCTTCAATGACAgaccaattaatcactctgagggaAGGATTTAGGAAGGATGAGGGAGTAAGTGAGAGAAGGCAGAATAAACCGCCATTTTACaattatcaaacacacacacaatacaaaaagaCGCCTGCAGTAGAAAACACCGCCTACAGGAGGCCTGAGGTAATTAATCAGACCAAACCTGAGGTAAAAGCAAGGTGCTATCAGTGTGGAAAGTCTGATCATCTAAAATACCAATGTCCTCTTTTAAGAAGAGATAAAACATCCTTCTTTATGAATAAAGAGCCCAAAGAAAATACTCTTAATGGTGATATTAAGTTGCTAAGCAGTACTGAGACTGTCCCTAAggagaaacaatgtttatttattttatccgatgatttttctgaagattattttgagcctatcactattgtgaaccaacaaaaacaaggttggagggatacaggatcccaggtgtgtgttatccacccaaaatcggtacctcagaaatatcaaaagcccacctctgagataaatctaaagggtttgggaccagctgtaccagctgaggtagtatctctcccaattgaatacaatggatggaaagggatCTGGGACTTTGCAATTAGTTCAGATATCCCTCATGAATGTTTAATCGGTAATGACCTAGCAAAACAAGTTAGGGACTGGAGGAAGCTGTATGTGGAGAATGAAAATAACACCAGTAGCCCTATTCAAGAAGCAGTGTGCTTACCTATTCAACCGGAATCTGAACAGGGTCCAGAATCCAGTTCCACCATTACCGAAATTGTTAGTAAAACAGGGGGAGTTCAAGAAATTAAACAAGCTCAGGAGGAAGATGAATCCCTGAAGCCTTTGTTTAAGCAAGctgaaaatattccagaatcAGCAGGAGAACTACCCAATAAATTTGTCACAAAAGATGGTGTGTtttacagagaaagcaaaagtgtggaatcagaagaaaggtcagaaatacatAGTCAGAGTTTCACTGAAATTGAAAGGCAAGCGCAGGTGGCTGAGAAACTGAAGGAGCAACAGGCTGCGGAGTACAAGAAGCAAGCAGATGAAGCCTTAGTGGCCTCCATGAGACTGACGTATCAAGAGCTACACATTGAtcggaaaaaggaggagaaaaaacttCAAAACCTGGAAGGGAAGAAGTGGGAACAGGCAGAGCggctgggcatgggcttggtGTCCAGGAGCTCTATTTCTCACTCTGTCCTCTGTGAGATGCAAGTGATAGAACAAGAAACGCCAGTGACTACAAAGTCCACACGGTCCCAGCTAGATCTCTTTGAAGACATCGGAAGCTTCACATCTGGACCACCAAAGTACAAAGATAATCCTTTTTCATTAGGCGATGCCTTCAGCTCACAGTGGGAGACAGACAACTCCTCTTGGGAAATGgacaaaggggaagaggaggcagaCATTGCCATCTCCAGCATCCGGCCTATTGGTGACAGACCCATTaacagaagagagacagagagcaagATATCAGTAGTGGAGTCCAATGAAGCTCAGCAGAAGTTTGCAGGGGCCAAAGTCATCTCATCTGATATGTTCTTTGGACGGGAAGCTGATACAGTTCCAGTGGCTGAATATTTGACCGATCTTCAGTCAACAATGAGAGTGGCAAGAGACATCGCACAAGAACATCTAGCTGTAGCCCAGCAGAGACAGAAGAGCTACTATGACAGGTCAgccaaaccaagaagcaagcggAGGTTATTTTTCGATGGAGAGAGTGGTAAAGACCCTGACGTGATGGGGATTGGTAGTTTTAACCATCAACAGTTTACtttcaaaattttacaaaaatgcTTGGACTATGTTTCGCAGGACTTCTTAaatgactcttggaagtttcGCAAAAAGACATTTTGGGACAGAGAGAGTTCATTGGGTTGCTGGGAAGGACGAGTGTAA